From one Thermatribacter velox genomic stretch:
- a CDS encoding tetratricopeptide repeat protein gives MKPKEIPDLDEVRKWIEEYGKRVVNIKDQKGREMEIIELRDRIEEALSFYRERGAFIAPEETRLGNLDAELRKIAPLFVKMVGAKTLEQERAKHNPPKERFYWWIDQIVREEKRKRTKKTLTSVTVALAVLLVLYFLVFRLPPAEKQYLDALYEAEQFIGAGKFEEALAKCEEALSIFQDRPTPYIMAGCILEKLGEAEKAQSYFQQAQKLYDTEAEFKLEKATWYFRVGMSEASKRTLGEILKEDPENVYALNLLGAIYEEENNIVEALKAYQKVLELAEEKGLDTLIPVTKTKIAMLQLKLPLNVP, from the coding sequence TTGAAACCAAAAGAAATACCAGACCTGGATGAAGTGAGAAAATGGATTGAAGAATATGGCAAAAGAGTGGTCAACATAAAAGACCAGAAAGGCAGAGAAATGGAAATCATAGAACTACGGGATAGAATAGAAGAGGCTCTTTCTTTCTATCGTGAGCGAGGAGCCTTTATAGCACCCGAAGAAACCCGTTTGGGCAATCTGGATGCTGAATTGCGCAAAATAGCTCCCTTATTTGTGAAAATGGTGGGTGCAAAAACCTTGGAACAGGAAAGAGCCAAACACAACCCACCGAAAGAGCGTTTTTACTGGTGGATAGACCAGATTGTCCGCGAAGAGAAGCGCAAAAGAACCAAAAAAACGCTCACCAGCGTTACGGTAGCACTCGCGGTATTGCTTGTGCTCTACTTTCTAGTATTCCGCCTGCCACCAGCCGAAAAACAATATCTCGACGCGCTGTATGAAGCGGAACAGTTTATTGGTGCCGGAAAGTTTGAGGAAGCATTAGCAAAGTGTGAGGAAGCGCTATCCATTTTTCAAGATCGGCCTACCCCTTACATAATGGCGGGATGCATCTTAGAAAAGCTTGGTGAGGCAGAAAAAGCGCAGTCTTATTTCCAGCAGGCACAGAAACTTTACGACACTGAAGCGGAATTCAAACTGGAAAAAGCCACCTGGTACTTTAGAGTCGGTATGTCAGAAGCAAGCAAAAGAACGCTGGGAGAAATACTGAAAGAGGACCCCGAAAATGTTTATGCCCTAAACCTCCTGGGAGCTATCTACGAAGAGGAAAACAACATCGTTGAAGCGCTCAAAGCCTACCAGAAAGTCCTGGAACTTGCTGAAGAAAAGGGTCTTGACACACTCATACCAGTAACCAAAACCAAAATTGCCATGCTTCAGCTCAAGCTACCCCTCAACGTTCCCTGA
- the smpB gene encoding SsrA-binding protein SmpB: MKLVAENKKARHLYEIIDTAEAGIELQGTEVKALRNRAVSLNESFCRVKNGEMWIYNLHIAPYHFGNIFNHDPKRPRKLLMHKKEIVRWGSWSEQRGLTIVPLRIYFNDRNRAKVEIALVKPKKVYDRRREIQEREEERKLRHLEKFR, translated from the coding sequence GTGAAACTGGTAGCTGAAAACAAGAAGGCACGACATCTCTACGAGATTATCGATACTGCTGAGGCAGGCATAGAGTTGCAGGGTACAGAGGTAAAAGCTCTGCGCAACCGTGCGGTGAGTCTCAACGAAAGTTTCTGTAGAGTGAAAAATGGGGAGATGTGGATTTACAATTTACACATTGCTCCCTACCATTTTGGTAATATTTTCAATCACGATCCCAAAAGACCGCGCAAGCTCCTTATGCACAAAAAGGAAATTGTGCGCTGGGGTTCCTGGAGTGAACAACGGGGCTTGACAATTGTGCCCTTGCGGATATACTTTAATGACCGCAACCGGGCGAAAGTGGAAATAGCTCTGGTTAAACCCAAAAAGGTCTACGATCGACGCCGGGAAATTCAGGAGCGAGAAGAAGAGCGCAAGCTTCGGCATCTGGAAAAGTTTCGCTAA
- a CDS encoding glycerol-3-phosphate responsive antiterminator, producing MSSFLESLKRKPVIGALRPSNLDLMINQKVSLDLCSVFFLLEGDIQNLETISLLFEEYRPFLFVHMDLFGGIASDESGLCFLKEKFPAVSGVITTRLRTLTLARKAGFLTIFRLFLIDSESLRTALRVVREVSPDALEILPGIIFPHLKGILPLEELPPLICGGFIRKKSDVVKILRGGAQGVSTSYQKMWLLNKELGCSG from the coding sequence ATGAGCAGCTTTTTGGAGAGCCTGAAGAGAAAACCAGTTATTGGCGCTTTGCGGCCTTCGAATCTGGATTTAATGATTAACCAGAAGGTCTCTCTGGACCTTTGTTCGGTTTTCTTCCTTCTTGAAGGAGACATTCAAAACCTGGAGACTATTTCTTTGCTCTTTGAGGAGTACCGGCCCTTTCTGTTTGTGCATATGGATCTTTTTGGAGGCATTGCTTCTGACGAGAGCGGTCTCTGCTTTTTGAAAGAGAAATTTCCAGCTGTTAGTGGAGTCATCACTACCCGCTTGCGTACTTTAACTTTGGCACGCAAGGCTGGTTTTTTAACCATTTTCAGGTTGTTCCTCATAGACAGCGAATCCCTGCGTACTGCGCTGCGCGTAGTTCGAGAGGTTTCTCCCGATGCTCTGGAAATTCTCCCCGGAATCATCTTTCCCCATTTAAAGGGAATCCTTCCACTGGAGGAACTTCCTCCGCTTATTTGCGGCGGTTTTATTCGCAAAAAGAGCGACGTGGTAAAAATTTTACGCGGTGGTGCCCAAGGAGTTTCCACGAGTTATCAGAAAATGTGGTTGCTCAATAAAGAGCTGGGATGTAGTGGATAA
- a CDS encoding NAD(P)/FAD-dependent oxidoreductase, translating to MSESYDVVIIGGGVVGCAVAWYLSRFDLRVLLLEKELDICCGVSKANTGILHARSYHTPSTLKGELHLRSLPLLDEAEKELGISFLRCGALTVAFSKEEETYLRILKARGGSSGEIVTPLEIKNFEPYLSDKVYAAFYDPETRVISPFKLTVALAETAFQNGVEFIFDAEVTAFEEDGKRVSLHAGGKKYTACFAVNCAGLSSSRLAWLCGDKIEAIKAYRGQYFVLDKMFAGYVKRVIYPVPSSESKGILVTPTPEGNILAGPNFEEADTTETTLQGLEEVAQGARRLVPSLPLENSITHFSGLRPTLPDRDFHIFFSQRFPGVLHLCGIESPGLTSCFGIAAYVGDLLRSRGLRLVEKRNFEYRKPFPVFSELTDQEREKLIAQDPDWGKIICRCEEVTLAEVKHALLFSPGARTLDSLKRRVRTQAGRCQGSFCGMHLPKIMMEVLGIDYRSLVKSGKRSWLLAGETKEVNFSA from the coding sequence GTGAGCGAAAGCTATGATGTGGTTATCATTGGTGGCGGCGTGGTGGGATGTGCGGTTGCCTGGTATTTATCGCGCTTTGATTTGCGAGTGCTTTTGCTTGAAAAAGAGTTGGATATCTGCTGTGGAGTAAGCAAAGCCAACACCGGTATTCTCCATGCTCGAAGCTACCATACTCCATCCACTTTGAAGGGCGAACTTCACCTACGTTCACTCCCTCTTCTGGATGAAGCAGAGAAGGAGTTGGGGATTTCTTTCCTGCGCTGTGGGGCACTCACTGTGGCTTTTTCGAAAGAGGAAGAGACTTATTTGCGTATTCTCAAGGCAAGGGGTGGGTCTTCGGGAGAAATCGTTACTCCTTTAGAGATAAAGAATTTTGAACCCTACCTTAGCGATAAAGTGTATGCAGCTTTTTACGATCCTGAAACCCGGGTTATTTCACCCTTTAAGCTGACGGTAGCTCTGGCTGAAACTGCCTTTCAAAATGGTGTTGAGTTTATTTTTGATGCTGAGGTAACTGCTTTTGAAGAAGATGGCAAAAGAGTTTCCCTTCATGCTGGTGGTAAAAAATACACTGCTTGCTTTGCGGTTAATTGTGCTGGTCTTTCTTCCTCCCGTCTGGCCTGGCTTTGCGGAGACAAAATAGAGGCAATCAAGGCCTATCGAGGTCAATATTTCGTGCTGGATAAAATGTTTGCTGGCTATGTAAAACGGGTTATTTACCCGGTTCCTTCTTCAGAAAGTAAGGGTATTCTAGTAACCCCCACCCCTGAAGGGAATATTCTTGCTGGACCCAACTTTGAGGAGGCGGATACCACAGAGACTACCCTTCAGGGTCTTGAGGAAGTCGCTCAGGGCGCACGTCGTCTGGTTCCCTCTCTTCCTCTGGAAAACAGTATTACTCATTTTTCAGGTTTGCGTCCCACACTTCCCGATCGCGATTTTCACATATTTTTTTCACAACGTTTTCCAGGAGTTTTGCATTTGTGTGGCATCGAGTCACCAGGTTTGACCTCTTGTTTTGGAATTGCGGCTTACGTTGGGGATTTACTTCGTTCGCGTGGTCTTCGTCTGGTTGAAAAAAGGAACTTTGAATACAGGAAACCTTTTCCGGTTTTTTCGGAACTCACTGACCAGGAAAGGGAAAAGCTTATTGCCCAAGACCCTGATTGGGGAAAAATTATTTGCCGCTGCGAAGAGGTAACCCTGGCAGAAGTAAAACATGCTCTTCTTTTTTCTCCAGGAGCTCGAACTCTGGATAGCCTGAAACGCAGAGTTCGTACTCAAGCTGGGCGTTGCCAGGGGAGTTTTTGTGGGATGCACCTTCCCAAAATCATGATGGAAGTTTTGGGCATTGATTATCGAAGTCTGGTTAAATCAGGAAAGCGTTCCTGGCTTCTTGCGGGTGAGACCAAGGAGGTGAACTTTTCTGCCTAA
- a CDS encoding helix-turn-helix domain-containing protein, with protein MFLQIMLVDDEESTLDYLENLICELSDTYQVVAKAPSGLDALALLEIVSPELIISDIKMPEMDGLTMLKLAQERGWQGKSVVVSGYDDFPLVQEALRIGVWDYLLKPVGSEDLAKLFAKLESVLLLERERQQQIEEEIRSKVVEEFLLPINLETFTLPDYLGRALAIIQESYCNKITLPEIARQVGVSPAYLSYSFRKFIGESVVDYITRLRIEASKCLLRKSSLQIQEVATTVGYEDARYFARVFRKLVGCSPTEYREKCKKLLKG; from the coding sequence TTGTTTTTGCAAATAATGTTAGTTGATGATGAGGAGTCTACGCTTGATTACCTCGAAAATTTAATTTGTGAGCTTTCTGATACCTATCAAGTAGTTGCCAAGGCCCCGAGCGGCTTGGATGCTTTAGCGCTTCTGGAGATTGTTTCACCCGAATTGATTATCAGCGATATTAAAATGCCGGAAATGGACGGACTGACTATGCTGAAACTTGCCCAAGAAAGGGGTTGGCAAGGAAAGAGCGTGGTTGTAAGCGGTTACGACGATTTCCCTTTGGTGCAGGAGGCCCTGCGAATTGGCGTTTGGGACTACTTGCTTAAACCAGTAGGAAGTGAAGATCTTGCTAAGCTCTTTGCAAAACTCGAGAGTGTCTTGCTTTTGGAACGTGAAAGACAACAACAAATTGAAGAAGAGATACGCTCTAAAGTTGTGGAAGAGTTCCTTTTGCCCATTAATCTTGAAACGTTTACTCTTCCAGATTATCTGGGCAGGGCTTTAGCAATTATCCAGGAAAGTTATTGCAACAAAATTACTCTTCCCGAAATAGCGCGGCAGGTGGGGGTGAGTCCGGCTTACCTTAGTTATAGTTTCCGCAAGTTTATAGGGGAAAGTGTGGTAGACTATATTACCAGGTTAAGGATTGAGGCTTCGAAGTGCCTTCTTAGAAAGAGTTCTTTGCAAATCCAGGAGGTAGCAACAACTGTTGGCTACGAAGATGCCAGATATTTTGCTCGCGTCTTTCGCAAACTGGTAGGTTGTTCTCCAACCGAGTACCGGGAGAAATGCAAAAAACTCTTAAAAGGTTAG
- a CDS encoding sugar ABC transporter substrate-binding protein, translating to MFVKRLNVVFCIVLLVSLSFLLATAGAQERVKIKYAFWGNPMSIGIEEEIIKQFQKTYPNIEIEPIAAPHAEYHTKLLTMIAGGLAPDVMRINSYYFADFMDANALMNLDPLIERDNIDLSLYYEMGLPESMYEGKMYGLPWGTAPLYLAYNIKMFKDTGIDVPRVGWTWEDFVETARSIAGGSGIERKYGYGAPFTNIAYFLPFIWAAGGDIFDQTKSKFTLDQPQAVKRLDEIASLIREGVFANPLELPTEEAVTRLFAQNLIAIRRASAAEILGMQNIEGLDFEVIHCPTGEDIPNTTVVKSNTVGISVSTKHPEEAWEFLKFLRAPGGPGDRLYAKAKRIPPTSKIPELWDLYLDPTKPPRKIKEITQLISSTYGRTLPLRKGWLEIEGVLIPALQKTWSAGIEAKTAITEVKAEIEEIMKSKN from the coding sequence ATGTTTGTCAAACGCTTGAACGTTGTTTTCTGTATTGTATTGTTGGTGTCGTTAAGCTTTTTGTTGGCAACAGCAGGAGCTCAAGAAAGAGTCAAGATCAAATATGCTTTTTGGGGTAATCCTATGTCGATAGGAATTGAAGAAGAAATTATAAAGCAGTTTCAAAAAACATACCCAAACATTGAAATCGAACCTATAGCTGCGCCTCATGCTGAATACCACACCAAACTTTTGACCATGATTGCCGGTGGCCTTGCTCCAGATGTAATGAGAATTAATTCCTATTATTTTGCAGATTTTATGGATGCTAATGCGTTGATGAATCTCGATCCGCTTATTGAAAGGGACAACATAGATCTCAGTCTCTATTACGAAATGGGGTTGCCGGAGAGCATGTACGAGGGCAAAATGTATGGTTTGCCCTGGGGCACGGCTCCACTCTATCTTGCCTACAACATCAAAATGTTCAAAGACACTGGTATAGACGTTCCTAGGGTTGGCTGGACCTGGGAGGATTTTGTGGAAACCGCTCGATCCATAGCCGGAGGTAGTGGTATTGAGCGCAAGTATGGATACGGTGCACCTTTCACGAACATAGCTTATTTTTTACCTTTTATATGGGCTGCTGGAGGAGATATTTTTGATCAAACTAAGAGCAAGTTTACGCTTGATCAACCACAGGCTGTTAAGAGATTAGATGAAATAGCGTCTTTAATTCGTGAAGGTGTTTTTGCTAATCCGCTCGAATTACCTACTGAAGAAGCGGTTACTCGCTTATTTGCTCAAAATCTGATAGCTATACGCAGGGCTTCTGCTGCAGAGATCTTGGGTATGCAGAATATCGAGGGATTAGATTTTGAGGTTATTCATTGTCCCACTGGCGAAGACATTCCCAACACCACCGTTGTTAAATCCAACACCGTGGGTATTAGCGTCAGTACCAAGCACCCTGAGGAGGCCTGGGAATTTCTTAAGTTTTTGAGGGCACCTGGTGGCCCTGGTGATCGCCTCTATGCAAAAGCCAAAAGAATACCACCCACTTCTAAGATACCTGAATTGTGGGATCTCTATCTTGATCCTACCAAACCCCCCAGGAAAATCAAGGAAATAACCCAGCTTATATCTTCTACTTACGGGCGAACATTGCCCTTGCGCAAAGGTTGGCTCGAAATTGAAGGAGTTCTAATACCGGCTTTACAAAAAACTTGGAGTGCTGGTATAGAAGCCAAAACAGCAATTACAGAAGTTAAAGCTGAGATTGAGGAGATAATGAAAAGCAAAAACTGA
- a CDS encoding NAD(P)/FAD-dependent oxidoreductase, with amino-acid sequence MAAALSAWENGARRVFLLERGEELGGILNQCIHSGFGLHKFGEELTGPEYAERFAQALKRTGVEVLLETPVLRLSPDRRVTAVQRGGIFEFRPRSVFLSMGCRERTRGMINIPGGRPAGVFTAGLAQYLVNVEGYLPGKRFVIVGSGDIGLIMARRLTLEGAKVEAVVEIRPTLSGLVRNYVQCLLDFDIPLLLSHAVSYIYGEERVEGVVVCEVDSKGQFIKGTEEAIPCDTVLLSVGLIPENELSRQAGIPLCERSGGPYIDERFATMREGFFACGNVVAVFDLVDYVTLVGEIAGKHWKESEKRTPRFRLLPGEGIQIVLPHYLCNPRQGMLFIRAYRALNKAHLLFSFKGKVFYTFPVPVCRPSEMLRLESRRIPWPEEGGEITVEITGEEIQGLS; translated from the coding sequence ATGGCGGCGGCACTTTCTGCCTGGGAAAATGGAGCCAGAAGGGTTTTTCTTCTGGAACGAGGGGAAGAGCTGGGAGGCATTCTCAATCAGTGCATCCATTCTGGCTTTGGCCTGCATAAATTTGGTGAGGAACTTACCGGTCCTGAGTATGCGGAGCGCTTCGCTCAGGCTTTGAAGCGAACAGGCGTGGAAGTATTGCTGGAAACTCCAGTTTTACGCCTTTCTCCAGATCGAAGAGTCACCGCGGTTCAGCGGGGTGGAATTTTTGAATTTAGGCCTCGTTCAGTTTTTCTGAGTATGGGTTGTCGAGAGAGAACCCGGGGCATGATTAACATTCCGGGAGGTCGCCCTGCAGGAGTTTTTACTGCAGGCCTTGCCCAGTATCTTGTCAATGTGGAGGGATATCTTCCGGGAAAGCGATTTGTCATTGTTGGTTCTGGTGACATAGGGTTGATTATGGCAAGAAGGTTGACTCTTGAAGGAGCAAAAGTAGAAGCGGTGGTTGAAATCAGACCCACCTTGAGTGGGCTGGTAAGAAATTATGTGCAGTGTCTTCTGGATTTTGACATCCCCCTTTTGCTTTCTCATGCCGTATCTTACATCTATGGTGAGGAGCGGGTGGAAGGGGTAGTAGTGTGTGAGGTTGACTCAAAGGGACAGTTTATAAAAGGAACCGAGGAGGCCATTCCCTGCGATACAGTGCTTCTTTCGGTAGGTCTGATTCCCGAAAACGAACTTTCCCGCCAGGCTGGTATACCTCTTTGTGAGCGAAGCGGTGGTCCCTATATTGATGAACGATTTGCAACTATGCGTGAGGGGTTTTTTGCCTGCGGTAACGTGGTGGCGGTTTTTGACCTGGTTGATTATGTAACTCTGGTGGGTGAAATTGCGGGGAAACACTGGAAAGAAAGCGAAAAGCGCACTCCCCGTTTTCGCTTGCTACCTGGTGAAGGGATTCAAATTGTTTTGCCTCATTATCTTTGCAATCCCCGGCAAGGGATGCTTTTTATTCGTGCTTATAGGGCGCTGAACAAGGCTCACTTGCTGTTTTCCTTTAAGGGGAAAGTTTTCTACACTTTTCCAGTGCCTGTGTGCCGACCCAGTGAGATGCTACGTTTAGAGTCAAGGCGGATTCCCTGGCCTGAAGAAGGGGGAGAGATAACAGTTGAAATTACTGGAGAAGAAATCCAGGGATTATCGTAA
- a CDS encoding carbohydrate ABC transporter permease — MALKKLEGETMGWQILVHVILIVGAILMFGPFLPVISASLKSYSELMLRPFAIIPKKFLWGNYLKVFQEVPFLLYIWNTVKVSFLCTVGVLASSSMAAYAFARLRFPGRNLLFLIYLATMMVPGQVTLVPVFILMRNFGLIDTHASLILPMWGLTAAYGTFLLRQFFLTIPRDLEEAAILDGCGYFGRFTRIILPLSKPALATLGIFTLLSMWNNYLYPLVFLNSPEKRTLTLGLAMFRGDVDVQWNLLMAGTILSICPMVIAFLAAQRYFVEGITLTGLKG, encoded by the coding sequence ATGGCTTTAAAAAAACTCGAAGGAGAAACCATGGGTTGGCAGATACTGGTACATGTTATTTTAATCGTTGGAGCAATCTTGATGTTTGGTCCCTTTTTACCCGTGATTTCTGCTTCGTTAAAATCCTATTCAGAGTTAATGTTGCGTCCCTTTGCCATTATTCCTAAAAAATTTTTGTGGGGCAATTACCTCAAAGTTTTTCAAGAGGTGCCTTTTCTGCTTTATATATGGAATACAGTAAAAGTTTCTTTTCTGTGCACAGTTGGGGTTTTAGCAAGTTCTTCCATGGCAGCTTATGCTTTTGCAAGACTACGCTTTCCTGGAAGAAACCTGCTTTTTCTAATATATCTTGCGACAATGATGGTTCCCGGTCAGGTTACTCTGGTTCCGGTTTTTATTCTGATGCGCAACTTTGGTCTTATTGATACTCACGCTTCTTTGATACTCCCCATGTGGGGCCTGACGGCTGCCTATGGCACGTTTCTCTTGCGGCAATTTTTCTTAACCATTCCCCGAGACCTTGAAGAAGCTGCTATTCTTGATGGTTGTGGATATTTTGGAAGGTTTACCAGGATAATTTTACCTCTTTCCAAGCCAGCATTGGCTACGCTTGGTATTTTCACTCTCCTTTCTATGTGGAACAACTATCTTTACCCACTGGTTTTTCTTAATAGTCCTGAGAAAAGAACTCTGACTCTTGGTTTGGCAATGTTTCGTGGTGATGTGGACGTTCAGTGGAATTTGCTGATGGCAGGCACTATTTTGTCTATATGTCCGATGGTAATAGCTTTTCTTGCGGCCCAACGTTATTTTGTGGAGGGTATTACCCTTACTGGCTTGAAAGGGTAG
- a CDS encoding carbohydrate ABC transporter permease: MAVISVFVAYPIVSSFILSFQDWNLVGTKEWTGFTNYQRLSKDSIFKDALRNTAYFSFGSIPGKILLALFLALLLNKRVFGLKAFRTIYFLPVVCSSVAAALMWQWLYDTNFGFLNFLLRKIGLGPVPWITSDKWAMPSVIAVSVWKDVGYNMVIFLASLQDVPAEIYEAAKIDGAGRWTMFRYITLPLISPATLFVTIMSVISSFRVFDVTTVLTGGGPGTATISLVQYIYKCAFQFFRMGYASAVAYVLFLIVLGFTILQMRFARRWVHY, encoded by the coding sequence ATGGCGGTCATAAGCGTTTTTGTTGCCTATCCTATTGTTAGTTCTTTTATTTTGAGTTTCCAAGATTGGAATTTGGTTGGAACAAAAGAGTGGACGGGTTTTACAAATTATCAGAGACTCTCGAAAGATTCTATTTTCAAAGATGCATTGCGAAATACTGCTTATTTTTCCTTTGGAAGCATCCCGGGTAAGATTTTGCTTGCTTTGTTTTTGGCCTTGCTCCTTAATAAAAGAGTATTTGGCTTAAAGGCTTTTAGAACGATTTATTTTTTGCCTGTAGTGTGTTCTTCAGTGGCTGCTGCCTTAATGTGGCAGTGGCTTTATGATACCAACTTTGGTTTCTTGAACTTCCTCCTTCGTAAAATAGGGCTTGGTCCAGTGCCCTGGATTACTTCTGATAAATGGGCGATGCCATCGGTTATTGCGGTATCAGTGTGGAAAGATGTTGGTTACAATATGGTCATCTTTCTTGCTTCTTTACAAGATGTTCCCGCAGAGATATATGAAGCAGCCAAAATCGACGGAGCCGGTAGGTGGACAATGTTCCGTTATATCACTTTACCTTTAATTTCACCTGCTACTTTATTCGTTACCATTATGTCGGTTATATCTTCTTTTCGCGTTTTTGATGTTACTACCGTTCTAACCGGGGGAGGTCCAGGAACTGCTACTATCAGCTTGGTCCAATACATATATAAATGCGCTTTCCAATTTTTCCGAATGGGTTATGCCTCAGCAGTTGCCTATGTGCTTTTCCTGATAGTTCTTGGGTTTACTATTTTGCAAATGCGTTTTGCCAGACGATGGGTTCACTATTGA
- a CDS encoding DUF1667 domain-containing protein — translation MKLLEKKSRDYRKMICIVCPQGCTLEVVRGQGDSWEVKGGCSRGKEYAIAEISCPRRVVTTTVKLKGSKLRRLPVKTSHPFPKEKIPALMEFLKSVEVQAPIQMGEVVVSNLLGEGVDLLATRSVSLEKSAQGTLRGSLS, via the coding sequence TTGAAATTACTGGAGAAGAAATCCAGGGATTATCGTAAGATGATTTGCATAGTTTGTCCCCAGGGTTGTACCCTGGAAGTGGTCAGAGGGCAGGGCGACTCCTGGGAGGTGAAGGGTGGCTGTTCCAGGGGAAAAGAATATGCAATTGCTGAAATTTCCTGTCCTCGCCGAGTGGTTACCACCACGGTTAAACTTAAAGGCAGCAAGCTTCGCCGCTTACCAGTCAAAACTTCCCATCCTTTTCCAAAAGAGAAAATTCCTGCTCTTATGGAATTTTTAAAGAGTGTCGAAGTCCAAGCTCCAATTCAAATGGGAGAAGTGGTGGTTTCCAACCTTCTCGGCGAAGGTGTTGACCTTCTGGCCACTCGCTCAGTATCACTTGAGAAAAGCGCTCAGGGAACGTTGAGGGGTAGCTTGAGCTGA
- a CDS encoding sensor histidine kinase — MVGSFTLQTISGVLIRESRQKVLWEARLYAEQLQRTVVRIASSLDALASSNLAGAGEAKLLLERLDDLRNKNIGVVQAWVAYPNGAIIASSNAKVTKIRNRPFWKDFLSGKYPVEFFPGFFLWETGTIVSAPFKDSGSGSALVTLISIVLKGSKPLRVGGLDLDVSKAVSDDTGKSVNWVWNKAPVNIYSLEGLLIASPLEESRGAVVGLRDDSKRPLVQYFLEHPQEGQGTLFYEEDGEKWVGAFVKDSSLGMVITVVRPSEYLLLPMRRVMTVFVMVAILFIAVASILTAFGYSKEIEIRELKYRNKKAELRALQAYINPHFLFNALSRICSLANPRDYHLIPRAIKAIAEIFRYVTKNAGSLVTLREELECVRNYVAIQKLRFGDKFTYHEVVPKELLDATVLKFSVQPLIENCFVHAVEETLEPVEIRLVVERDGNYLKIKVEDNGPGFEPEKLEELQKMLRNATENSRKASPEWTSKIGILNTHYRLYLMYGGFSGITLKQEDGFTVVVATLPFVPASEKTSRPS, encoded by the coding sequence GTGGTTGGGTCTTTTACTCTGCAGACAATTTCAGGGGTACTGATAAGGGAATCTCGTCAAAAGGTGTTGTGGGAAGCTCGGCTTTATGCTGAACAGTTGCAAAGGACGGTTGTGCGTATTGCTTCAAGTCTGGATGCTCTGGCGAGCTCGAATCTTGCGGGTGCGGGAGAAGCAAAACTCCTTTTAGAACGGCTTGATGATTTGAGAAATAAGAATATTGGCGTTGTTCAAGCTTGGGTTGCTTATCCCAATGGGGCAATTATTGCTTCTTCGAACGCCAAGGTAACAAAGATTAGGAACCGACCCTTTTGGAAGGATTTTTTGAGTGGTAAGTATCCGGTGGAGTTTTTCCCCGGTTTTTTCCTCTGGGAAACTGGTACCATTGTGAGCGCTCCCTTCAAGGATTCAGGTAGTGGTTCTGCTCTGGTTACCCTGATCAGTATTGTTTTGAAAGGTAGCAAGCCCCTTAGAGTTGGTGGATTGGATTTGGATGTATCAAAAGCGGTTTCTGATGATACTGGAAAAAGTGTTAATTGGGTATGGAACAAAGCTCCAGTTAACATTTACTCTTTGGAAGGACTTCTGATAGCTTCTCCTCTTGAAGAGAGCAGAGGGGCTGTAGTTGGCTTACGCGATGATTCGAAAAGGCCTCTGGTACAATATTTTCTCGAACATCCTCAGGAGGGGCAGGGCACGTTATTTTACGAAGAAGACGGTGAAAAATGGGTGGGCGCGTTCGTGAAGGACAGTAGTCTGGGGATGGTTATTACAGTGGTTAGGCCCAGTGAATATTTGCTTTTACCCATGCGCAGGGTGATGACTGTTTTTGTAATGGTTGCTATTCTTTTTATCGCTGTAGCTTCTATATTGACTGCTTTTGGATATTCTAAAGAAATAGAGATCCGGGAACTGAAGTATCGTAACAAAAAAGCTGAACTTCGTGCTTTGCAGGCCTATATAAATCCTCACTTTTTGTTTAATGCCTTGAGCAGAATATGTTCACTTGCAAATCCCAGAGACTACCATCTTATTCCCAGAGCTATAAAAGCCATTGCGGAAATATTCCGCTATGTTACCAAGAATGCAGGAAGTTTGGTAACTTTGCGTGAAGAACTGGAGTGTGTAAGAAATTACGTTGCCATTCAAAAACTTCGCTTTGGAGACAAGTTCACCTATCACGAAGTAGTCCCCAAAGAACTACTTGATGCAACTGTTTTGAAGTTTAGCGTTCAGCCACTAATAGAAAATTGTTTCGTACACGCTGTAGAGGAAACTTTGGAGCCGGTAGAAATAAGGCTTGTGGTGGAGCGTGATGGTAATTATCTCAAGATAAAGGTTGAAGACAATGGGCCTGGTTTTGAACCTGAAAAACTGGAAGAGTTACAGAAAATGTTGCGCAATGCAACAGAGAACTCCAGAAAAGCTTCTCCGGAATGGACTTCGAAAATCGGCATTCTTAACACCCATTACCGCCTCTACCTAATGTACGGTGGTTTCTCAGGAATTACCCTGAAGCAGGAAGATGGATTTACCGTTGTTGTTGCCACCTTGCCCTTTGTGCCCGCTTCTGAAAAAACTTCCCGGCCTTCCTGA